Proteins co-encoded in one Sander vitreus isolate 19-12246 chromosome 9, sanVit1, whole genome shotgun sequence genomic window:
- the hyi gene encoding putative hydroxypyruvate isomerase, producing the protein MAPLRFCANISWLFTELPDFSQRIYAAASAGFQAVEAAWLYDCDLPELQRAREATGVEVVLINTPPGDVKGGDLGLGAVPGREAEFRQGLDLALKYARALDCKRIHLMAGRLPVGSHRMAVAKEMEAIFVQNLTYAADILSKEGITGLIEPINTRITDPRYFLDSPHQAAAILEKVGKPNIKLQMDVFHWQIMDGNLTQNIHKYFPIIGHVQVAQVPGRNEPDSGGELSYSYLLKTLEEHGYQGYIGCEYKPRGCTKEGLGWIKDYRTHSQ; encoded by the exons ATGGCTCCGCTGAGGTTCTGTGCGAATATTTCCTGGCTGTTCACGGAGCTTCCAGACTTCAGTCAGAGGATTTACGCGGCTGCCTCGGCTGGCTTTCAGGCGGTGGAGGCTGCCTGGCTCTACGACTGCGACCTGCCGGAGCTCCAGAGAGCCAGAGAGGCTACAGGAGTGGAGGTGGTCCTCATCAACACGCCGCCCG GAGATGTAAAGGGAGGTGATCTTGGTCTCGGAGCGGTTCCTGGAAGAGAGGCAGAGTTCAGACAGGGTCTGGATCTGGCTTTGAAGTATGCACGAGCTTTGGACTGCAAAAG GATCCACCTGATGGCAGGGAGGCTTCCCGTGGGCTCGCACAGAATGGCGGTTGCCAAGGAGATGGAGGCCATCTTTGTGCAGAACCTAACCTATGCTGCTGATATCCTCTCAAAG GAAGGAATCACTGGCTTGATTGAACCAATCAACACAAGGATTACAGATCCCAGGTATTTTCTGGACTCTCCTCATCAGG CGGCTGCAATACTGGAGAAGGTCGGAAAGCCCAACATCAAGCTGCAAATG GACGTCTTTCACTGGCAAATAATGGATGGAAACCtgacacaaaacatacacaagtATTTCCCCATTATTG GTCATGTTCAGGTGGCTCAGGTCCCGGGCAGGAATGAACCCGACAGTGGCGGAGAACTCAGCTACAGCTACCTGCTGAAGACTCTGGAGGAGCACGGCTACCAGGGATACATCGGCTGTGAATACAAGCCACGAG GCTGCACAAAGGAGGGCCTGGGCTGGATCAAAGATTACCGCACACACAGCCAATGA